The Fragaria vesca subsp. vesca linkage group LG2, FraVesHawaii_1.0, whole genome shotgun sequence genome includes a window with the following:
- the LOC101299632 gene encoding pentatricopeptide repeat-containing protein At2g02980-like, translated as MSQFNVATTRLLSLLPNCSSAAHIAQIQAHLITQNLHSITTVASAFISASKTLNLLHLAHLHILTQLPTPHVFTCNSLIRAFSHSHIPHIPLSIYTHMTRTSIAPNNYTFPILFKSLADFRDLRQGQCLHTHVVKLGQWSDIYVLNSALDLYASCGRMDLCRKVFDEMPVRDVVSWTGLIKGYRRLGKYDDALIAFEQMQYAGVAPNAVTMVNALAACASFGALEMGVWIHECIRREGWELDVKLGTALIDMYGTCGRIEEALVVFDGMEEKNTFTWNALIKGFALAKSGEEAVWWFGRMEQERFGADEVTLVQVLCACSHSGLVDVGRQIFCSLINGKYGFLPSVKHYACMIDLLARAGCLEEAVKCLREMSYQPTKAILGSLLAAGQTHGDLPLSEFAAAKLVELEPGNSAYYVLLSNLYAEMGRWNDVEKVRAMMKERDLKKELGCSSTEREFCNQVDQLVAQ; from the coding sequence ATGTCGCAGTTCAACGTCGCAACCACCAGACTCCTCTCCCTCCTACCCAACTGCTCCTCCGCGGCTCACATCGCCCAAATCCAAGCCCACCTCATCACCCAAAACCTGCACTCCATCACCACCGTCGCCTCCGCCTTCATCTCCGCCTCTAAAACCCTTAACCTCCTCCACTTAGCCCACCTCCACATCCTCACCCAGCTCCCAACCCCCCATGTCTTCACCTGCAACTCCCTCATCAGAGCCTTCTCTCACTCCCACATCCCCCACATCCCTCTCTCCATCTACACCCACATGACCAGAACCTCCATTGCCCCCAACAACTACACCTTCCCTATTCTCTTCAAGTCCTTGGCCGACTTCCGGGACCTCAGACAAGGCCAATGCCTGCATACCCATGTCGTCAAATTGGGGCAGTGGAGTGATATATATGTCTTAAACTCTGCTTTGGATTTGTATGCTTCGTGTGGCAGGATGGACCTGTGTCGAAAGGTGTTTGATGAAATGCCTGTGAGAGATGTTGTGTCATGGACCGGGTTGATTAAGGGGTATAGGAGATTGGGGAAGTATGACGATGCGTTGATTGCTTTTGAGCAGATGCAGTATGCTGGTGTGGCGCCGAATGCTGTGACGATGGTGAATGCTTTGGCTGCGTGTGCGAGCTTTGGGGCGCTGGAGATGGGGGTGTGGATTCATGAGTGTATAAGGAGGGAGGGGTGGGAGTTGGATGTGAAATTGGGGACTGCGTTGATTGATATGTACGGAACATGTGGGAGAATTGAGGAGGCTTTGGTTGTTTTCGATGGGATGGAAGAGAAGAACACATTTACTTGGAATGCACTTATTAAGGGGTTTGCTCTTGCAAAGAGCGGTGAGGAGGCGGTTTGGTGGTTCGGGAGGATGGAGCAAGAAAGGTTTGGTGCAGACGAGGTGACTTTGGTGCAAGTGCTTTGTGCTTGTAGTCACTCGGGCTTGGTAGATGTTGGTAGACAGATTTTTTGTTCCTTGATCAATGGGAAGTATGGATTTTTGCCTAGCGTTAAGCATTATGCTTGTATGATCGACCTCTTGGCTCGTGCCGGTTGTCTTGAAGAGGCTGTCAAATGCTTGAGAGAAATGTCTTATCAGCCTACTAAAGCTATTTTGGGGTCATTGCTGGCTGCTGGTCAAACTCATGGGGACTTGCCATTGAGCGAGTTTGCAGCTGCAAAGCTTGTTGAACTGGAGCCGGGGAATAGTGCTTACTATGTCTTGTTGTCGAATTTATATGCCGAGATGGGAAGATGGAATGATGTTGAGAAAGTGAGGGCGATGATGAAAGAGAGAGACCTTAAGAAAGAATTGGGTTGTAGCTCGACGGAGCGTGAATTCTGTAACCAAGTTGATCAACTAGTAGCGCAATAA